In one Procambarus clarkii isolate CNS0578487 chromosome 87, FALCON_Pclarkii_2.0, whole genome shotgun sequence genomic region, the following are encoded:
- the Gale gene encoding UDP-glucose 4-epimerase has product MGLTVLVTGGAGFVGSHTLVELLEAGHQVVVVDNCCNSAGADHPGKLPPALARVSAITGKTIAAFYMVSLLDRAALGRVFAQHQVDVVIHFAALKAVGESVKKPLEYYTNNVAGTITLLEVMREAGVKKVVYSSSATVYGTPQYLPTDERHPTGVGLTNTYGRTKHMCEHIMKDLAAADKEWRVVVLRYFNPVGAHESGRIGEDPRGTPNNLLPYIAQVAVGKREHLYVYGDDYDTPDGTGVRDYIHVMDLARGHVAALEKLCSQEFHGAAAYNLGTGTGVSVLQMVEAFARASQRKVPYKVVGRREGDVATMVASCTLAQDQLGWTATRDLHQMCVDAWRWQSQNPNGYE; this is encoded by the exons ATGGGGTTGACGGTGCTGGTGACGGGCGGGGCCGGCTTCGTAGGGTCGCACACGCTGGTGGAGCTGCTGGAGGCTggccaccaggtggtggtggtggacaactGCTGCAACAGTGCCGGAGCCGACCATCCAGGGAAGCTGCCGCCCGCTCTTGCTCGAGTCTCAGCCATAACCGGCAAGACCATCGCTGCCTTCTACATGGTTTCCCTCCTGGACCGCGCCGCGCTCGGCAGAGTCTTCGCGCAG CACCAGGTGGACGTGGTGATTCACTTCGCAGCCCTGAAGGCTGTTGGTGAGTCCGTGAAGAAGCCGCTGGAGTACTACACCAACAACGTCGCTGGCACCATCACCCTCCTGGAG GTGATGCGTGAGGCGGGAGTGAAGAAGGTGGTGTACTCGTCGTCAGCCACAGTGTACGGGACGCCGCAGTACCTGCCCACGGACGAGCGTCACCCCACCGGCGTCGGGCTCACAAACACCTACGGACGCACCAAGCACATGTGTGAGCACATTATGAAGGATCTGGCAGCCGCGGACAAG GAGTGGCGGGTGGTGGTCCTGCGGTACTTCAACCCGGTAGGGGCCCACGAGTCGGGAAGGATCGGGGAGGATCCTAGAGGGACGCCCAACAACCTCCTCCCTTACATCGCCCAGGTCGCCGTCGGGAAGAGGGAACACCTTTATGTCTACGGTGACGACTACGACACTCCCGACGGTACAG GTGTGCGGGATTACATCCACGTGATGGATCTGGCACGGGGCCACGTGGCAGCTCTGGAGAAACTCTGCAGCCAGGAGTTCCATGGAGCAGCTGCCTATAACCTGGGCACTGGCACTGGCGTCTCAGTTCTCCAGATGGTCGAAGCCTTCGCCAG GGCCAGCCAGAGAAAGGTGCCATACAAGGTTGTGGGTCGACGTGAGGGCGATGTAGCCACCATGGTGGCCAGCTGCACTTTGGCCCAAGACCAGCTAGGATGGACGGCCACCCGTGACCTGCACCAGATGT GTGTGGATGCTTGGAGGTGGCAGAGTCAGAACCCCAATGGCTATGAGTAG
- the LOC123747105 gene encoding tyrosine-protein kinase Fyn, with protein sequence MGSKLSRGREPKLNHEKTENGDQATNERDKNKEEETLENKKDLTESKGNEGGTADKEGGTADKEGDTADKEGGTAEKEGGTAEKEVKTVIALLIATRRFVKRTPREVSVAKGDKLLLLNKKNRDWWTVQVIKNRQQGYVPRSVVARLPTAGAIRSQAKAMLVQVNDPKPKVTIAKAEDVTEKQTLPQAEPGTTRHSGSNNGSAAGSDPKNETENESQTLSKTENELQRLSKTENESHEPVLINNG encoded by the exons ATGGGCTCGAAACTGAGCCGAGGCCGAGAGCCCAAGCTCAACCACG AAAAGACAGAAAATGGAGACCAAGCAACTAATGAGAGAGATAAAAATAAAGAGGAAGAAACACTGGAGAATAAAAAGGACCTGACAGAAAGCAAAGGCAACGAAGGAGGTACCGCAGACAAGGAAGGAGGTACCGCAGACAAGGAAGGAGATACCGCAGACAAGGAAGGAGGTACAGCAGAGAAGGAAGGAGGTACAGCAGAGAAGGAGGTGAAGACGGTGATAGCCCTGTTGATAGCCACTCGAAGGTTCGTTAAGCGGACGCCTCGTGAAGTCTCAGTCGCTAAGGGAGACAAACTGCTGCTCTTGAACAAGAA GAACCGCGACTGGTGGACGGTGCAGGTGATCAAGAATCGCCAGCAAGGTTACGTACCTAGATCGGTGGTGGCTCGCCTCCCCACTGCCGGGGCCATCAGGTCCCAGGCTAAGGCCATGCTGGTGCAGGTCAACGACCCGAAGCCCAAGGTCACGATCGCCAAGGCTGAAGATGTCACCGAGAAGCAGACACTTCCCCAAGCTGAGCCCGGGACAACACGTCACTCTGGGAGTAACAACGGGAGTGCGGCAGGCTCCGACCCCAAAAACGAGACTGAGAACGAGTCACAGACACTTTCCAAGACTGAGAACGAGTTACAGAGACTTTCCAAGACTGAGAACGAGTCGCATGAGCCCGTCCTTATAAACAATGGCTAA